The region TTCAAGCTTTGCATACTCTGCATCAATCTGTTTGCTCAAAGTAGCTGTTGCTTTTTCTACCTTATCGTAATATTTTTGGATTTCAGCATCAATTTCATCTAAGCGTTTAGCATCATTTTTCAAAATTTCTTTTTCACTCTTTGTAAGTACTTTTGATGTCTTGATACGCTCTGTATTGCTAGGAAGTTTATCATATGAGGTTTCTGGAACTTCAGAATCTAACTTCATCCACAAAGTCATATTTGCCCATACAATTGAATCATATTCTTTAAGTATTTCGCTTGCGTCTTTCATAATATTGTCACTTATTTTTCGAATTTCTTTTTCAAGACTGTCAATTTTATTGTAATACGGTTTAACAGCATTTTTCTCATCAATCAACCTTTGTTTTTCACTTTGACTCAAGAAATTCATTTCTCCGAAACGTTTTGTAATGTTAGGTTGATTAGAAGTATCTATGGCCTGAATAGATACTATTTCTTTGGAATTCATATCTTTTAACATACTTGCTTCACTTTTAATACTAGGTCCTCCAATTACTGTCGCCACAGTCAGCATACCTGTTATTAGAATTTTTGCTTTTTGATTTAACATTTTGTTTAACATCTCCTCTTAATTTTATTTTAGGTGGTTTTATATTGTTAAGAATTCTGTCTTAACTTACCATCTGTATTTATTATAAACAAAACATTTGGGAAAAATATCCTTAAAACTGTATCAAGTTTGTGGCAGATATGTGGCAAAATTGTATTAAGTAAATTTGTATAATTGTATGGTTTTCTCCTAAATCTATAATACATAGCTAAGCGAAGTTCTTCCGTTTATATTTTGGAATACTAACAACAAATTTTGTATTACCTTTTTGAGAAATTACATCAATATTTCCTCCGTGTTCATTTATTATCTCGTTAGTAATCGATAATCCTATTCCAAAGTTTCCGTCCTTGCCCTTATAAAATCGTTCAAAAATATGTGGCAAATCTTTATTAGATATTCCATTTCCATCATCAATAATTGATATAACAATATTCTTTTCTTTACCTTCACAAATAATTTTAATTGTTGTTTTTGCATAACGTGCAGCATTGGAAAGAATATTTAAAAAAGCTCTCTCCAAACGTTGTTCATCTCCAAATATATATGCATTATCTTCAAGAAAAACATGTTCAATATTCAGGTTTCTTTTATCAGCATTACCTTTAATTCTCCAAGAGCAGTCGTATATCAACTCTTTTAGTTCAATTATTTCTTGATTCATTTTTCTATGATCCATATCCATTCTGGATAAAAATAAGATTTCATCCACTAGAGATGACATTTTTTTACTTTCATTAATTATGATACTTGCTGATTTTTTATTATCCTTGATGACACCTGATTCAATGGCTTCTGCATATCCTTGTATTGACATCAGAGGAGTACGTAATTCATGTGATGCATTTTGAAAAAACTGTTTTTGACTTTCTTCAGCTTGGTCTATCATTTTTGACATTTTTTGTACTGTTTTTGCAACATCGTTAAATTCTCTGTAATCTAATACATCTAGTTCTTCTAAAACCTTACGCTCGCCTA is a window of Anaerosalibacter sp. Marseille-P3206 DNA encoding:
- a CDS encoding sensor histidine kinase, giving the protein MKIKRRKKVKKLKLSLFLIPSSVILIAFCLILATFNILIHQHIEKLTAKEINREFEFYDIYYHGTNYLNNHQKDGNDKNDAEFFITVYYVILDENYNALIPNDQLYSELEQERIQVIAKYFRENRNIISKDQAIMLKHDCNTFYIKSKVYHGKSDGYCVLKDTSHAAKDFTVIVYANITPMQNFADLIHKILGLLMILSGIVSIFVILRMTKKIDNSFNKLKKYIIDVGERKVLEELDVLDYREFNDVAKTVQKMSKMIDQAEESQKQFFQNASHELRTPLMSIQGYAEAIESGVIKDNKKSASIIINESKKMSSLVDEILFLSRMDMDHRKMNQEIIELKELIYDCSWRIKGNADKRNLNIEHVFLEDNAYIFGDEQRLERAFLNILSNAARYAKTTIKIICEGKEKNIVISIIDDGNGISNKDLPHIFERFYKGKDGNFGIGLSITNEIINEHGGNIDVISQKGNTKFVVSIPKYKRKNFA